The genomic stretch GCTGATTATGCTGGAAATCCGGAAAAAAAGATGTAGAAAAATTTATTATAGGCAATTCTAATGTGCTTTGCTTGTGAAAGTAGACATGTTAGAGActcattttaaggaaaaatattagGATATGATGCCTAGCAATGGAGTACCACAGGATCCAAAAACCTCAGGTCCCTTTCTTTCTcagtctctctttcttcctttttcatcTCCCATTCTCTAaattcgtatatatatatataaccaatgCAAATGTGAATTTCAGGGTGGGGGATCGTCGCCGGGGAAGTTGAGGACGATGCTTCTCGGAGTGGACAGGAAGCCCAAGGAAGCGGAAGACCTTCACTCTACTTTCACCTCCAGAtcccattcttcttcttcttctccacctCCTCCTCACATTCATGACGCAGGTACTTGCTGTGCTCCGTCTTTCCTTTCATTCTCTGTTTGGGAAGCTACTTCTGCTCTgctctattttcttttcattttctctggCCTTTCGCGGGAGCCAATCGGAGTGATTGCCACTGTTTGGCTTGccggattttttattttttattttgcaccTGGGAAATGTTTCCCATCTGGACAATCAGTACCTTTTGGTTCAAGGGTcttgagttttattttatatgtatcTGAACAGGAAACGGTATTGtatgttaaaaagaaaatgctgaGTTTCTGAGATTCATTAATTGGcaatggaaaacatttttcaggTGGTAGCGGCTCTGATAATTGCAAAGATGTAGATGTTGTGAGTGTTCTTCCTGAATGCTCCACTTCAACTGCAACCGACTCATTAGGCTCGGAGATGGTTAGTGATCGGAGATTGACGGATAACGCATTTAACAAATCAAGGCTTAGCACCCAAGAAGACCCTCCTTTGGATTACGATAATGCGCATGATGGTATGAGCATGTCCTCTTCTGTTTTTGAGTTTCAGAAGGCCGAGCGGGGTGCACAAAGAGTGCCTCTTAGGCCTTTCTCAAAACCAGCACCATCCAAATGGGATGATGCCCAGAAGTGGATAGCAAGTCCTACTTCAAACCGGCCAAAGACGGGCTTGGCTCAGGTGCATGGTGAGCAAGGAATTGGATCACGAAAGACAGCTAGTGTTGGTTATGGAAGCTGGCAGCCATCCACCAAGGTTGTTGTTGAAGTACTGGATCAAAGAGTGGTTCCTTTTGGAGAACCGGATACAAAACGGATTGATACAACTCAAGCTAAGATGGATTCTGCAGGGACAAAGTGTGTCAGTTGGGAGGATGATCATCCCTATCCAATTGCAGATTCATATGGCCAGTCTGTGCTCATGATTGAGAACTCTGTTGGAGAGTCAGCAAGtaagaatttatttattgtaaagATTGGTTCATATTCTCCCTTGTCTTTTGTCGCTATGCATGTTATTGAAGTATCGTAGTGGATTTTGTTGATACTTACATTCTTAGCAGAAAAAAGTCTTACACTTTGTAGAATGCAATTACATTAGACGACTATTTACTCTGTTCTAAGTTCGAGAAAAAGATGTTGTGCTTTTCTTAGGATTAATCCATCTTATATTGTAGGACTTGTGATTGTATAACACACTGTGACTTTGACATGCTATTGTAATTATGTGTTTTCTTAAACATTTATAGTCGGTCCTACTTTTGCGTAAAAGAAAATTTCTATATGTCCGTGTTTGTCTTTGTTGGGCTCTAGTGTGGGAGGTGTATTTAAGGAATGACAACTCTATCACTTGCTTTGTGGCATTCCCATCTTTTTTACTCGGACATGTTAGGAATACCATCCAAATACCTACCTTTCTGGTTATTTTATTAGTGAGTTGAGCTGTTAGGGTACCCAAAATCATGGCCAAGTGGAGTAAGTTTCTGGCTGAAAACTGTCATACAGACAAGTGCAAGCAGCAAGCAGCTTGGACTTGTACATCCTGTTGGACTTGTACATCCAATTATCTGTTTGAGTCTTTTCTCTGGTACCGCTTAGACAACTTTTGTCTGAACTCTTCTAGTTTCTACTATTATTTTTCTGTATAAGAAACTTAGCTGAAGGAACCAGATAGACAAGATCACCGAAGGCACATAATTGAGCATTTTCATATCTAGGCTGCATGTCTGTAGGGCTCCTATGAGCTCCTGTGAGAGCTTTCTAGCTCCTAAACATAAATTTTGTCATTGAACCACTAATCAATCTTTAAGTTATACAAAACCTGTGTTCAGATATAAATCATTGGCTTCATTTTGGTGAAATTTTGAAAAGGTACACAAAATCTTACATCAGTAGTGGGCTTTCCAAAATTCTCTGAATCATCGACTAAGTTTAGCAACAAGTCTCTCACATTTAAGTTTGGCACAAGGTTATATAAAGTGGCTGTGCTTGTGCTGCTGCGAACGACTAATCTAGCTTACATTTTCATACAAACTTTGGTGGAAATTGATCTTATAAGGAAAAAACAGATATATAGATACATAGATAAATATGCTGAAAAAGATATATAGATAAAGGAGACGGTCATCCGTTTCATTTACAAGAGTATGAAGAAAACATGGAAAGGTTATCCACTCTCATGAGAATGGTAGTTCCTTTaagagaaaattattatttgtaatgACAGAACTTTGGATTTAAGCTACGTGGGGTGTTCTGTCTCCAAAGATAAAACTACTTTCATCCATAATATATGTGGAAATGCACTACAATAATAACTTGGAACTTGCTGGTTAAAAAAGTTTCCTTGTTATTTTGGCAGTTAATCTAAGCCGGCATGGTTCATCTGTAGCCATCCAGAGTGCAACTACATTTATACAACCCCCCTCAACAGCTTGGTCTGTATCAATGAGAGATATGGGCACTGAAATGACTCCAATTGCTAGCCAAGAACCTTCCAGGACTGGAACTCCTGTGAGGGCAACAACACCGATTCGCAGCCCAACTTCTTCTAGGCCATTTACTCCTGCCAGAGCTGCCCCTGCTTCATCACCATCTAATCCTAACAAGAATGAGTTGTCTGAAAAGGAGCTACAAATGAAAACTAGGAAAGAGATAATGGCCCTTGGGACACAGTTGGGCAAAATGAACATTGCTGCTTGGGCTAGCAAAGGGGGGGAGGATACGGATGCATCCACTTCACTGAAAAGTTTAGCATCGGAACAACCAGCTAAAAGTATTGTTGAGCCACGTGCAGCAGCTTGGGAGGAGGTAGAGAGAACCAAGTATATGGCCAGGTTAATTCATAAAGCCtttgattttattgatttatttatttctggGTAAAATTACACTTTGCTCCCTCCCCTCccaaactaccaccctaattGCATTTACTCCTCCAAACTACAAAACTCACTGCAACATGGactcataaactaccaaaatgtttCGAGTTTCTCCTTGTTTCAAATTGAGCCAttattttggatgaaaaatgtTACCTGTGCTTGCCTGTCACGTGTGCTTGAGCCGTTTCTCTTGCCAAAATTACCCATAGTTTGAGGAACAAAATCACAGGGTAAGCCAAGTTGAGGGTTGAGCTCCAAATAGAGGGGTGGGCCACGCAGCCATCCCCTCTCCTTTTGTTGGGGGGGTGGTTGCATGGCCACTCCCTCTGTTTGGAGCTCATCCAAGTCTCAGCTTGGCTCACCCTTTGTCCAGGGCGGTTTTGTAATTTTGTCCTTCAAACTGGGGTAGTTTGGTCGAATAAACGGCTCATGCACACGTGACTGGCACATGTGATATTTTCCACCCAAAATAAAGACCAGATTTGaaacattttggtagtttatgggtcTGAGTTGCAGTTTGGAGGTGTAAGTCtaattggggtggtagtttggtaggtaaagtgtaatttaccatttatgttttctgtttaCCCCCGCAGAATTTCAATATGGATTACTAATATATATTCTCACCCCTTCACACACTATTTCAAGCATCAACAAGTGACTGGTTAAGGAATGCCTGATACTcgtcaacaaaaaaagaaaaaaaaagaaaaaaaaaaaggagtgtcTGATTTTTACAAATGTAGAACAAGTGTAATAAATACATATATCTATATTACAATGATTATTGAGAAATGTCTGTATGGATTCATCTAGTCAAATTGAATTTTCTATGGATCATTTTCAAACTTAGGGGCAGGAGACCAAGTGAAGTGCTTTCTTGGTTTTCTGTATAATGTAGTTACTTTTGAAGCTTGCATCCTGTACGGAGTAGTATTGCGCTTTATAGTTCAAACAATACCTGTTGGATAAACATTACATCATTTAAGTGAGAAAATAAGAGATAAGAGGATTTCTGAATTTCTCCTCCTGTAATGTACTGGGTTGTTGGAGCAGAATACTTGTATGGGCATCTAAGCCATACAAAGAAATATATGCATTATTTATgcttgagttttattttttcttttcattatttatttgcaGTATATGGTCTGAAGTGACTAGTCATGACTTAAATTATTCAGGTTCAAACGTGAAGAGATGAAAATTCAGGCATGGGAGAATCATCAAAAAGCTAAAACAGAAGCTGAGATGAGGAAAATTGAGGTActctatattttctttttgtctgctcatttcaattatatttgCTGTGTCCTTTAATTGTCTAAAATACAAACCCTAGACAAAATCACCTTGTAATTTGATTCATGGCTTCCTCAATATGATATTTTATGTTGTAGCTAGAATGATGCAGGATCTTATAGTGCAGTGCCAATGACTAAGGATCTAAGGGAAAGTAACAGAATTTATGCAGATCAGTAACATGTTGTGTTTGAGGCTGGAATATTAGTGTTTACGGCTAGAATCTAAGTAAAGGGTCTGGTAGCCAACTAACAGCAagtaaaatggaaagaaaataaagagaaagaagaaagatcaACCTAACATCATAATTAGGGTTCTTGAGCATTACCCCAAGAGAAAGATGCATCACAAATCAAACAAGCAGCtatattttccatatttgtTTTCATTAACATCTAAGAATATTGATAGATGATTACCGTGGGGACCAAGTTTCTCAAAGACAACTGAAACCAGAAGTAACGTACATTCAAGAGGGTCCACATACTGATCAAAACAAAGACATAAGAAAATAGACCTCGCATAATCAAGCCAACTATGTGCTGGGAACAGTATAAAGGGACCAAAATGTCTCTGACTTGAGaactattgaaaaatgaaaatctgACAGCAGCATTTCAGCTTCTTAAGCAATTTCCTGTTTGCCTTTGAATCAACCTTAGGGTCTGTTTGtgtttgcgatttcaaaaagtgcgatttaaaaataatgatttgaaaacttgatttttaaaaacacagttaagCGTATGACAAAATTGtggtttgacctttaaaatcatagtttagcctttaaaattgtgcgttttcatAAAAACACCTTATCTGCGATTTGAAAAAACCgaaaatctgcattttcaaattgtaattttttaaaaacacaattccaaacaattcattttctgcgatttggtttaaaatcacactttttgtatttgaaatcacaatcccaaacgcacccttaccTCTTCTGCTGGAGTACTTTTCTCACCTCCATGGCATATTATTTGCATCAAAGAATGATTGACATGCTAGAATGCTAGACTGCAAGCGAGCGTATTGCTGGAAGGTTGTAGGAGCATCAAAATCATATATCTTAAGTTGTGCACATAGATGTAATGAGTGCATCATATTCTAAGCTTGCAGTTTTATTACTTGCAATtacttatacaaaaaaaaaaaaaaaaagttttattactTGCAATTTGCAATATCAATGGCATCCCATTATGCCATGTAACCGGTTGATATTGACATTGAAACTGTTTCTTGGACAGCCAGAAAAGGAAAGGGCTgtaacaaataacaaagtaCATATATAGTggtataaaaattcaaattcattttatgcTAAGGTTCACTTGTATGTTGTATTAggtatttctcttgtatacttcatgcgtactaaaaaaaatgaaaaagacaatgtttcattttattattgttattattttattattgtgggGGGGAGAGGGAAGGAGAGGAGGTTGGCCTAAAAAAGCAAATATTACATCTTAATGTCTCCCcctatttgattttgacataAAGATTAAATTGCAGAATTGCTTTAAGAATAGTTTAAAGTGATTTTAGTTGGATACAGACAATGCATGTTTGGAGAGCCGATATTTGAATACATTTGATTGTGAATTACAATTTAATCAAGAGGAAATGTAGAGATGATTGAAGCTGGTTCTGAATTTTGACAAACATATTTTGCCATCAAATCTTTCTCCAACGGGTCGTGGTATTGTTAGAGTACTAGGCAtgccttaaattttttagaagaGAAACAACaatatttcacttaaaatagTTGCTTGAAGATGGAAGAAGTCCTTTAGATTGATTCGTTTTGACACAGAAAATGAATTGTAGTTATGagatttttattataaaatagtttCTCGACTTAAGTTTGTATATGATGCATGACTTAGAGTGAACAAGGGTATTAATGCTTTGTATCTGATAGGGTATCTTTAGTGTATGCTAGCTAGCCGAGCTCATAAAGTCCCTAGGTGTTGTACTTGAGACCTGGATAGAGTCCTGATCACACCAGGGCCACAATGTCTTGTGTAACCCAGCCATTGGATATGGTCTCTTTATGGCTTGAGCATCTTGATATTGGTTGAGTGCGAAAGGAAGTGGGGCTAAAGTTTGTTGGATTCCTTCTAAAAGGAAATTGTTTAAGTCTAACTATCATGTGTTATCTACTTCAGCAAGTTTTCCTCTTCCTTAGAAAAGTTATTGAGAGTGGCGGTCTTTGTGTGGAGGGCAACTTTAGAGAAAATCTTGACTTGGGATAATTTATGAAAGATGAACGTTATTTTGATGGAATGAtattgtatgtgtaagaaaAGTGGGGAATTTATTAATCACctccttcattgtgaggttgcaagTGAATCATGGAGTTGGCGTTTCCAATTGTTTGATGTTATATGGGTTATGCCTCAAAGGGTGAGAGAGTTGTTGGTGAGTTCAAGTCGACAATTGGGAGACTGTATTGCTTTGGAAGTGTGGAGGTTGGCtcctttgtgtttaatgtggtgtatctGGAGAGAACGGAACGCAAGGagtttgaagattgtgagactgTGATGTTAGAGTTGAAGTTGTTGTTCCAATGCCTTTACTATAGTAGCGTTCAATAGCTAGCCCGCTTCTAATTTCTCTaagttttatgagttttattctTCCTTTTCTATACATTAGGGCGCAGGGTTGCTCCCCTTTGgtcttttaatgaatttaaattATGGCTTGTGTGGTTCTTAGATAACTGTTTTCACCTCTTAGAAACCTATTTTCTAGAAACAATGAGAAATATGGAATCCTTACAGATTTTGGTGGCTTTGGTCCGTGAACGAAAGGCAGAAATAAGAAATTGAGAACATCATTTTAGTGATCCCtgaaaattcccaaaattcCCGAAactgttttggttgatttttaaagtgtgaaaaaaatatattttacatttcCTTGTATGCTTGAGATCACAGAACCAAAAAGGCCTATAGTATATCAAAATCATGGAGAACAGGATGTTACTTCTGGCGAATTAATCCTTCTGACATCGTCTCATGGTTTTGGGAAAACAAAAGGCTAAGAAGATAAATGAGTTATGATTAAGCATTCTCAATGAAGTGTTTTTAGTTATGCAAGTCTGGCTGTTACTCTTAATAAAGGAATGAATCATGGTAAAGTGCATGAAGAATCAACGACAATGAGTATGGTAGTCAGTCAATTATATGATCATTTCAGCACTTATAAATAGCTATAGGCACATGGCATGTAGGTGCATGGCTACACCACACTGCAAATTATAAGGACAGTTCTgtgtgtttgttaattttttaatataatttttgttcaGTCAAATCTACCATGTTCATATTGGACTTCACAGAAAATTGACTAGGTAGAGGTTTCAGTCAAAATGACTTGTAAGCTTCCTTGATTTATACCCTGTTTTGGGATGGGCAGTCAAAAGTTAGAGTCGTATCTGATCATAGTTATTAGATTTGAATTTGCTTAGCaaactgaaaaaaatatgaattctCTTTTGAAGATATATTTTGTAAATTCAATGATCTACATTTTGAGGTGCATTTTCTAATAGACTTTTATTACATTTCTGGCTTTCTGTTGAGTGTGTAAATTGcactaaaaatatttatttgagtaGTGTAGAGGGCTTTTACACATTTTAAATCCAACTGACGCTTAATTTtcaggaggagagagagagagagagagtggggtaaaggaaaatgaaaagagttatATTAGGTTTACTGGAAACAAAAAAAGGTATTTGTTTGCTTTTCTGGAAGCTTTAAAAGGAGAATTTGAGATTTCACTTGCCTATACGTGAATGTTCTAAATTTTCTTAGGTTTGTAAAGGATCATGTCAATGAAGgaaaatccaaatccaaacagATGCTTCTAACACAGATGAGTGATTCTTGTAGAGCTTTTACAGTTTTCCAGAGAGATCTTTCTGTTTATCAATCTACTCCTTATGATTGACTTCCCACAAAATATTGCTTGTGAGAAGCTTGCTAGAGATGCAGCCTCATGCATCCTGCCCTATTAGTTGTTATTGAATTGTGGTATTATGCCTTCAACTGTCAGCTTTTGTCTTTTGCATTATACTTTTTCCTAATAGGCAAACACAACTCATACACTCATATGGAATTGAACTCGTGACCTCACCctccactcatttttttttgtgggggggtTCCTTGTGATTTACATTTTCTAGATCTTAAATGATTATAAGAACGGGTATGTGTCGTAAAACAAGGAAAGTGTCCTCTCGGGTTTGTCACTTGGAATCCTAGAGTACCTGCTTGTCAGACATGACACAAAATGGGCACATCTACCATGATGCAGCTGATGCTGCATTTGTACCTACCCGTGTCAAGGTGGAGATGGGAAAAAGAttcctataattatttttcccCCTGCCTTTTCTTGAAGCGCATTCTCCATTTTTGATGTTGAAATCTTGGGGAGTTTTAGTATAGTATAGCCCTTTATTAAGTTGACAAGTTTGAGTTGACATTTCAGATTTCTAGTTAAATGAGTATTCGTGTTGTTCCAATATTTCGATTAGAACAAATATTTCGATTATCAAAGAAACTTGGCAGGTTCATATACTCTTTAGTAAACTTTATCTTCACGTCTATGATCATAGAAAAATGGTTGAGTTAATCTATATTTTGACGATGTCTGGCTTTTAGGTAGAGGTTGAAAGGATGAGGGGACAAGCGCAGGATAGGCTTATGAATAAACTAGCAGCTACAAGGCACAAGGCTGAAGCAAAGCGAGCAGCAGCTGAAGCCAAGAGAAACTGGCAAGCAGCGAAAACTGAGCAGCAAGCAGAGTATATACGAAGAACTGGTCGCATCCCTTCCTCCTTTTCCTGCTGCAGTTGGTGCTCTTAAAATTTGAAACACCTTCTGCTGAGGCTTTGTGTTGCTCTTGCTTGTCTCATTTTTTGCATTGTCTCATTTTTTTGCATATGTTTCGTGTGTGTTTCATGTGCTGTGTAAAGTAGCCTGTGCTTCTTATTATACATGAGCATGTTGATATCATCCAATCCTGGTGTAAAAACTATGACCTGGTTTTGCTACGTTTATGAAGAAAGGAAGTGCTTCCGATATTAGTATTATATGGAAACATTTGTTTGGAAAAGTTATTAAGGCACCAGGCACCAAGGTGTGAGGTTCAAACTTGTTTAATTgtcttagaatattaatttaaacgatttaattcactattttttttattagcctaaag from Corylus avellana chromosome ca1, CavTom2PMs-1.0 encodes the following:
- the LOC132168092 gene encoding uncharacterized protein LOC132168092, which produces MEYHRIQKPQGGGSSPGKLRTMLLGVDRKPKEAEDLHSTFTSRSHSSSSSPPPPHIHDAGGSGSDNCKDVDVVSVLPECSTSTATDSLGSEMVSDRRLTDNAFNKSRLSTQEDPPLDYDNAHDGMSMSSSVFEFQKAERGAQRVPLRPFSKPAPSKWDDAQKWIASPTSNRPKTGLAQVHGEQGIGSRKTASVGYGSWQPSTKVVVEVLDQRVVPFGEPDTKRIDTTQAKMDSAGTKCVSWEDDHPYPIADSYGQSVLMIENSVGESAINLSRHGSSVAIQSATTFIQPPSTAWSVSMRDMGTEMTPIASQEPSRTGTPVRATTPIRSPTSSRPFTPARAAPASSPSNPNKNELSEKELQMKTRKEIMALGTQLGKMNIAAWASKGGEDTDASTSLKSLASEQPAKSIVEPRAAAWEEVERTKYMARFKREEMKIQAWENHQKAKTEAEMRKIEVEVERMRGQAQDRLMNKLAATRHKAEAKRAAAEAKRNWQAAKTEQQAEYIRRTGRIPSSFSCCSWCS